In Verrucomicrobiia bacterium, the sequence CGGCGCCGGGCGTGGCGCTGACGTCCACGGACGGCATCGCCTGGGAACGCGTCGATCTCCCCGCCCAACGGGCCCTGGTCCAGGTCGCTTATGGCAATGGCGTCTTCGTGGCCACCGGCGCCGCAGACGTCCTGTCCTCCCCGGATGGCACCGGGTGGAGACGTGGCACCCCGGTGCCAACCGCCGTGTCCGGCGACTTCGGATTGCTTGGCATCGCGTTCGGCAACGGCCGGTTCGTCGGCGTGCGGAATTCCGATTTTGCCGTCAGCGAGGACGGCGTTGCCTGGACGGAGGTGCGGCCGACCGAGCGGTTTCCACTGCATGATGTGGCCTTCGGAGCGGGATGGTTCGTCGGCGTGGGAGCCGGCACCGGGGCAGCCGGGTCCCTCAACCGCGTCGCCGTCTCGATGGACGGCATTGCCTGGAGCACCCACGAGATCCCCACGACGAACTGGCTGCGTCGGGCGGCCTTTCTGGATGGTCGCTTCACCGCGGCGGGCGATCGCGGCACGGTCATGGTATCCGACCCGCTTCCCCCGATGGCGCCTCACTTCCTTGCCCAACCTCGCGGGATCACGGTGGGGTCAGGGATCCGGGTGGACCTCGAGTCCCTGCCCGTCTCGTCCGAACCGCTCACGTTCCAGTGGTGGAAGGACGGACGTTCCCTGGAGGGCGCCGTGGGCGCGCGGCTGGTCCTCGAGCACCCGACGCCGGCGGACAGCGGGATGTACCACGTCGTGGCCAGCAACGCCCTGGGCCGCACGGAGAGCACTGCCGTTCCCGTGACGATTTTGGTATCCGGACCGGCGGATCATTGGGCCGTCGTCCGCTATCCCGGCAGCCGGTTCCTCCTGGATCGTTTTGCCGTGGGGGCAGGCGTCTATGTGGCCACGACCGGGGACGGCGGTTTGGTCGTATCGACCAACGGCATCCATTGGGAGGCCGCGGAACGTCCTGGCGGGGAACGGTTGATCTCCGTCCGGTACCTGGCGGATTCCTTCGTGGTCGTGGGCGAGGGCGGAACGCTCCTCCGATCCAGCGACGGATTCGAATGGGTCCGCGACCCGGTGCCCACCGACAGGGCCCTGCATGACGTCGTCGAGCAGGCCGGGACCTGGCTCGTGGTGGGCGAGTCCGGCACCGTGCTGCGCGGCAATGCTCCTGACAGCCTGCAAGTCCTCCAACGGCCGGTGACCACTGATCTGAACCGCGTGGTGTGGGCCCCACCGGAATTCGTCGCGGTGGGGAATGAGGGCACCATCCTCCGTTCCTTCGACGGGAGCCTTTGGTTCCCGGACCTGGCTCCCACCACCATGAACCTGCGCAGTGTCGCAACGAGCGGCCCCATGCTCGTTGCGGTCGGGGACGGCGGCACGTTCCTCCGATCGACCGACGGGTTCTCGTGGCGTCAATCCCTGGCCACGGGCGATTGGGGGTATCCGGACATTCTCGACGTGGTCTTCCTGGGCGACACCTTCTACGCTGCGGGACGTGGATGGTGGGCGACTTTCAGGGGAACCGCGAACACCACTGCCAGTTCCATGGGTTCCCTGCCAATCCCGTCCGCGTTCAGTTCCCTTCACGTCGCGGCCGCCGAACTGTACGGAGCCGCGGGAACGGCACTGATGCAAACCGTTGCCTCAGGCGGTTGGAGACCCTTTGAGGGCCCCGATAACCGGAGCCTTCTAAGCCTCGCAGACCGGGGGGACCTGATGGTCGCCGTCGGGGCCATGGGAACCATCCTCCGCTCGGAGGACGGGACGGATTGGACCCGGGAGGAATCGCACGTCACCACCCTCCTGCGCGGGGTCGCTGCGGGCGCAGGCGTGTTTGTCGCCGTGGGGAACGAGGGCACAATTCTGCGCTCGCTGGACGGCCGGGTATGGGACCCCATGGTCTCAGGCGTCGTGACGAACCTCCTGTCCATCTGTCACGGCGCCGGGCGCTTTGTCGCTGTGGGCCTCGCCGGCGTGGTCCTGGTCTCGGACGATGGCGTGCAATGGACGCGGCGCGGCGATCTCCCCGTCGGCGTGAGTCGGGTGAAATACATCGACGGACGCTACTGGGCCCTCTCGACGCGGACGGTGTTCACCTCGGCGGACACCGTGGACTGGACCAGCACCCAGTTCACGGGTCAGGCCTTCGTCGCCGACATCGAACGGTTCGACGGCGGATGGATCCTCCTCGAGAACTACGGGATCCGGACCTCCCCTGATGGGGCGGACTGGACCCCGCTCATGTTGGTCGGGATACCGGCCGAGGCGTCACGCCTTGCCAGGCACGCCCATCTTCTCGCTGCGGTGGGTTCGTCCGATGCCATTCACTTCTCGGCCAACGGCCAGGATTGGTACCCGCGCGAGACCGGGGCCAAGTGGGTCCTGCGGGATGTTCAATACCTGCGTGGCGCCTTCTACGCTGTGGGAGACTTCGGCGTCGTTGTCCGGTCCGCGCCCCATGCGAAGCTGGTCGCCCGGCCCGGGAACGAACGCCACATCATCCTCGAGGGCCATCATGGGCGCCCGTACCGCGTGGAATACCGCGAGGCCGCCGGCCCCGCCGGTGTCTGGCAAGTCCTGCCGGATCCCACCGAAGGCCCCGACGGCCCGTTCTGGCGTGATACGGAGCCCGATCCGACCCCGAGGATCTACCGGGCGGTCCTGGACGAATAGGCACGACATCCGCGCAGGTTGGGTGTTCCCGGACGCCGGCTCCCACGCCCCCTTGATCCGAAGGTCAAGGCGCGCATTTCAAGTCTCTGGAACCCGCCCCAAGGGATGTTCTGGAGAACGTGGCGATAAAGGTCGCCGACGAGGTGGAGGTGGACGGAAGCACCCATGCATCGTGAATCACCTACACGGCTTCGATGGGCACGTTGCTGGGCTCTTCATCCAGGATGGTCACCAACGCCCTGCGCGCGCCTGCAAGCGTCACATGCTCCAGCACTTGCACGGCGCCGCTAGGATCGATTACCGCCTCGACCGTTCTGAGCATGGCTCCTGGCTATCTTGTGCCAAATCAGGCCTGCACCAATGAGCACGAGACCAGCGATCCAGATCTTCGGCTCCACCCAAAAAGCGAGGCCAAGGCAGGATATGAGGCCGCAGATGGGTACCCATCCGGGGTACAGCCTGCTCTCATTCGGAAGCCGAAGGGCCGCAAGATTGGTGAGGGCGTAGTAGACGAGCACTGTGAACGCGCTGAACGACCATGTGAGCCTTACGCTTCCTGTCATTGCGAGCGCGGCAATAATGACCGCCACGACGATGACGGCGCGACGCGGAGAGGCGTGTTCGCCGTCCAGCCGGGTCAGCCCCCGCGGCATATCACCTCGCCGGGACATTGCTAAGAGCACCCTCGAAAGCCCAAGCAGCAGATTGAGCAGGACGCCGAGCATCGCCGTCACGGCACCGGCGGCGACGAGCCATGCGACGCCGGGAACTCCGAAGCCGCGGGCGACCACCTCCAGCGGAGCGGCGGCGGCAAGCGTGGCCTCGGCCATTCCAGGGGCGCCGATGGCGGCCACGGCGATGAAGGCCACGGCGGTGTAGATGGCCATAGTGGCCAGCAGTGTGAGGATGATCGCCTTCGGGATGCTGCGCTGGGGCTCGCGGATCTCCTCGCCCAGCGTCGCAATACGGCCGTAGCCCGTGTACGCCACGAACATCAGGGCGGTCGCGTGGAGCAGCCCACGGAGGCCATCGGCTTCGGTGTCGAGAAGGGCGTTGAGATGTTCTGGCGCCCCGTCGACCGCCGACGGAATGCCTGTGAGAACGAAAGCCAGCAAGGCCACCAGGGTCAACGATACGATCACGGCGTTGGTTTGGTTCGACTGGCGCATCCCGCTGGCGACGACCACCGTCAGAAGGCCGATTACCACGAGCGCCAAAACGATCCGAGCCGTCATACCCGACTGACCGAGGGCAATCAGCACGTACCCGGCAAAGCCGAGCGCCGCCGTCGCTGCAGAAGCGGACTTCGCGCTGAGGAACATCCACCCGGCCGTGAAGCCGAGCGTCGGGTTCAGGTAGCGGTAGGCGTATTCGTAGGTGCCGCCGCTAACGGGATGACTCGCGGCGAGCTGCGCGCTAGACAGCCCGTTGAACGTGGCGACCACCGCCGCGACCGCGACCGCGAGGATCACGGACGGTCCGGCGACCCCTGCAGCAATGCCGATGCTTACGAAGATGCCGGTGCCCAGGATCGAGCCGAGCCCCATCAGCACGGCGCCAGGCACGCCGACCATGCGCGCAAGTCGCCCTCGCCCGGTCGTCTGGCTCACGGTCGCTTCCTCCTTTCGATCTGGCCGTCGAGCGACCAAGGTCCTGCTCCGACGATCAGCAAGAAGATGGAACCAAGAAGCATCGCGAAGTCAGAAGCAAGATCCCGCAGACGATTTCAATTCCTCCCACAAGCGGTCCGCTCACCCCGGGCCAAGGAATTCCGATCTTTGCAAAACGCCCCGCACCCCGCGCAGCGGGTTCCAGGAACTTCTGGATTCCCTCGGAGAGAAAGACACAACCGACCATCATTCGGATCAAAAGGGTGGCTGTCGGCGCGTTTGTACGCATGAAATCGTTGGCCAGTTTCATTTCTGTAGCCGTCCCTCCTCTGGATTCGGTGTGGAGGAGAGCCGGATCGGCGATAGACGGAAGTCCGGCGGTGCCACATGCATGAACGGAACCTGCTCGGCCTGATGGCAGGCGTTGCAGGTCGCAGTAAGTGTCCTCACGGCCGCGTCGAGCGCGGACGCATCTCTTGCTTCTATTGCGGTGCGCACCTGGGTGACAGCTCCATCGAGCATCTGAGCGGAGGCCGCACGTTTTGGCCGCCTCTGTACCCCATTCGCAATGGCAGTTTCGATCTTCCCGAGTTGATAGGTGGCATATCCCCAGTTCCGATCCCGGCTCGCCCAATAGAGTTCCCCATACCGGTAGCCGACCTCGACCATCGCCATGTCAAAGCCCCGCAGATGCCTTGCGACCAATTCTAAACGGGTATCGACGTCGCCCCGTAGCCACTCGCTGCCGTCCGAACTTGCACGCGTGTCCCGACTTTCGTCCTGATTTGATTCCGTGCAGCCGACAAAAAGCGTCGTAAACGCTATCAGTATTATCGCTATTTTGCTCATCTTTGTATCTGTTATCTCCTTCGTTCCGCGAAGTCGGCTTTCTTTCTGCGCCCAACGCCTCAATCAGCCGACGCGTCCGCGTTCGGCTGCATTGACTTGTTGGGAGGGAGAAATATGCCCGCCACGCCGACAACCGTCCAGGCAGCCACTCCAGCCAGAGGCATTGCCAAAAACCGGCGCTGCGCAAATTCGCGCCGCTGCTCATCCAAGGTTCTCGGCGTGCTCACTGACTCTCTCTTGGTCATACTGCCTTCGGCCGATAGCCCATCGCAAAGCTGAGCGACTGCCGCCTGAAACGCAAGGTCGAGCGTGAATGGAAGGGAGACTTGGCTTGGACTGGGAGGCGAGCGGCCACGGGCTGCACAGCTGCAGTATGTGGCTTGCAGAGACCAAAAGAATGAAGTGGGACGAAGATTTTCCTCGTGCTTCCAGGAATCATCCGGCGATCAGGGATGCGGGTGCCACGACATGCACGGATTTCGAGATCCAATGCCAGATCTGGAACGCTGCTTCGGTATGGCGGGGAGCGGGGTCAGAAGAGCGTGTAGATGAAGGGGGCGGCGGCGGTGCCGGAAAGCAGGACCAGGGCGCCGAAGAGGAGGAGGACCAGGGCGATGGGGAGGAGCCACCATTTCTTGTTCTCCTTGAGAAAGGCCCAGGTCTCGGCCAGGAACCCGATGGGCCGGTCGTCGGCCGCGGCTGCTTCGAACTCGGAGGGTTTTCTGGCCATGGCGGGAAGCTGGGTCGGCGGGGTTCAGTATTGTCTGAGGTAGCGTCGCGGATCGCGGACACCCGGCCGGGGCTCCCAGTAGGTACGGTCCGGCGGGCGCCTGTTCCGGAGCATGGGATCCCAGCCGCGCAGCCGCAAGACCTGTCCGATGACCAGAAAGACGAGGAAGATGCCGACGAGGAGGATCTGGGAGACGACCAGGCCGATGGGGAAGGCGACGGCCATGGCGAGGGTGTAGGTCCAGCGGGTCCAGCGGGGGAGGAGCCAGGCGCCGAGCAGGAGGAGGAGGGCGGCACCGATCAGGATGGCCCCGAGCCCCGGGCGGGAGCGGGCAAGGATTTGAAAGAGGCCGAGTCCCGAAAGGAGCGCGGCGGCAAGCCCGGCGAATTGCCGGACGATGCGGGGGGTGGGTTCGCGAAGGACGTCGGACCACTGCATGGCGGGGTGGGTCAGTCGGGCCCGAATCCGGCAAGGTGCCGGCGCCGTTCGGATTCGGTCAGGGCGGCGGGCTGTTCGGATTTGAGGAGGAGATGGTTTTCGAGGACGAGGATGTCCATGTCGGTGGCGAGGAAGCAGCGGAGGGCGTCTTCGGGGGTGCAGACAATGGGTTCGCCGCGGACGTTGAAGCTGGTGTTGACAAGGACGGGGCTGCCGGTGAGGGCGTGGAAGGCGCGGAGGAGCCGGTGGAGGCGGGGGTGGCGCGGGGCGTCCACGGTCTGGATGCGGGCGCTGTAATCGACGTGGGTGATGGCGGGGTAGCGGGAGCGGACGACCTGGACGCGCCGGCGGAGGTCGGGGTCGTCGCGAAGGGTGGCGGCGTCGGCGGGGGAGAGGGGGGTGCGGAGGGATTCGCGGACAGGGGCGACGAGGAGCATGTAGGGGCTTTGGCGGCCGGGTTCGAGGTCGAAGATTTCGTGGGCGTGTTCCTGAAGGACGATGGGGGCGAAGGGGCGGAAGCTTTCGCGGAATTTGATCTTGAGGTTGAGGGTGGCCTGGGTGCCGGGGTGGCGGGCGTCGGCAAGGATGCTGCGGGCGCCGAGGGCGCGGGGTCCGAATTCCATGGGGCCATGAAACCAGCCGACGACACGGCCGGCGTCGAGATGGCGGGCGACGACGTCGAGGAGGCCGGGTTCGTCGGGGTGATGATGGAACGGGGTGCCGGTGCAGCGGAGGAGGTCCGCGATGGCGGTGTCGGGGAAGGAGGGACCGAGGAGGCTGCCGCGCTGGGCGTCGGTGTGGGTGTGGGTGTCGGTGCCGGCGGGGGTGCGGGGATTTTCGAGGAGTTGATGGTGGACGAAGAGGGCGGCGCCGAGGGCGCCCCCGGCATCGCCGGCGGCGGGTTGGATCCAGAGGTCGCGGAAGGGTCCCTCGCGGAGGAGGCGTCCGTTGGCGACGCAATTGAGGGCGACGCCGCCGGCGAGAACGAGTTGGTCGAGGCCGGTTTCGCGGTGCACATGGCGTCCGAGGCGGAGGAGGATGTCCTCGGTGACCGCCTGGATGCTGGCGGCGAGGTCCATGTGGCGGGGTTCGATGGGTTGGTCCGGGGAGCGTGGGGGGCCGCCGAAGAGCTGGTGGAAGGAGGGCCCGGTCATGGTGAGACCGTGGCAGTAGCGGAAGTGGTCCTGGTTGAGCCAGAAGCTGCCGTCGTCGCGAAGGTCGACGAGGTGTTCGCGGATGAGGGATTCGAAGCGGGGGCGTCCGTAGGAGGCGAGGCCCATGAGTTTGTATTCGCCGCTGTTGACCTTGAAGCCGCAGTAGTAGGTGAAGGCGGAGTAGAGGAGGCCGAGGGAATGGGGGAAGCGGATTTCGTGACGCAGTTCGAGGCGATGCTCATGGCCGGCGCCCCAGGCGGTGGTGGTCCATTCGCCGACGCCGTCGAGGGTGAGGATGGCGGCGTGGGGGAAGGGGCTGGGGAAGAAGGCGCTGGCGGCGTGGCTTTCGTGGTGGTCGGGGAAGACGAGGCGGGTGCGTGAGGGGAGGCTGAGTTCGCGGAGGAGGGTGCGTTTGATGTGGGCCTTTTCGCGGAGCCAGGTGGGGATGGCGAGGCGGAAGCTCGGGAAGCCGCGGGGCGCGAAGGCGAGGTAGGTTTCGATGAGGCGCTCGAACTTGACGAGGGGCTTTTCGTAGAAGGCGACGTAGTCGAGATCGCGGGCGGTGAGGGCGCCGGCTTCGAGGCAGAAGCGGACGGCGTGGGAGGGGAAGCGGGCGTCGTGTTTCCGCC encodes:
- a CDS encoding amino acid permease translates to MVGVPGAVLMGLGSILGTGIFVSIGIAAGVAGPSVILAVAVAAVVATFNGLSSAQLAASHPVSGGTYEYAYRYLNPTLGFTAGWMFLSAKSASAATAALGFAGYVLIALGQSGMTARIVLALVVIGLLTVVVASGMRQSNQTNAVIVSLTLVALLAFVLTGIPSAVDGAPEHLNALLDTEADGLRGLLHATALMFVAYTGYGRIATLGEEIREPQRSIPKAIILTLLATMAIYTAVAFIAVAAIGAPGMAEATLAAAAPLEVVARGFGVPGVAWLVAAGAVTAMLGVLLNLLLGLSRVLLAMSRRGDMPRGLTRLDGEHASPRRAVIVVAVIIAALAMTGSVRLTWSFSAFTVLVYYALTNLAALRLPNESRLYPGWVPICGLISCLGLAFWVEPKIWIAGLVLIGAGLIWHKIARSHAQNGRGGNRS
- a CDS encoding cytochrome c, translating into MSKIAIILIAFTTLFVGCTESNQDESRDTRASSDGSEWLRGDVDTRLELVARHLRGFDMAMVEVGYRYGELYWASRDRNWGYATYQLGKIETAIANGVQRRPKRAASAQMLDGAVTQVRTAIEARDASALDAAVRTLTATCNACHQAEQVPFMHVAPPDFRLSPIRLSSTPNPEEGRLQK
- a CDS encoding carbamoyltransferase, with product MAKILGISAFYHDSAAALVVDGRIVAAAQEERFTRRKHDARFPSHAVRFCLEAGALTARDLDYVAFYEKPLVKFERLIETYLAFAPRGFPSFRLAIPTWLREKAHIKRTLLRELSLPSRTRLVFPDHHESHAASAFFPSPFPHAAILTLDGVGEWTTTAWGAGHEHRLELRHEIRFPHSLGLLYSAFTYYCGFKVNSGEYKLMGLASYGRPRFESLIREHLVDLRDDGSFWLNQDHFRYCHGLTMTGPSFHQLFGGPPRSPDQPIEPRHMDLAASIQAVTEDILLRLGRHVHRETGLDQLVLAGGVALNCVANGRLLREGPFRDLWIQPAAGDAGGALGAALFVHHQLLENPRTPAGTDTHTHTDAQRGSLLGPSFPDTAIADLLRCTGTPFHHHPDEPGLLDVVARHLDAGRVVGWFHGPMEFGPRALGARSILADARHPGTQATLNLKIKFRESFRPFAPIVLQEHAHEIFDLEPGRQSPYMLLVAPVRESLRTPLSPADAATLRDDPDLRRRVQVVRSRYPAITHVDYSARIQTVDAPRHPRLHRLLRAFHALTGSPVLVNTSFNVRGEPIVCTPEDALRCFLATDMDILVLENHLLLKSEQPAALTESERRRHLAGFGPD